Within Paralichthys olivaceus isolate ysfri-2021 chromosome 19, ASM2471397v2, whole genome shotgun sequence, the genomic segment cCCTGATAATGTTGGTGAAAATACAACggacacatgaaacacactttAAAGCTGTGGATATATGTGATAAAAGTACCCCATGGAAAAACCTATATATATCTCAGGTAATTCTTTCAGTAAGTCATTTACATTTACTAAACCTAAAGTGTAATAGTTGtatataattttttatattgtcCCCATGATGTATTGTACAACTGTAAGCAATGTAAATACTCTATATAACATGTACTTGTCAAGTGGCAGTGtcaaataaattgaattaaatatttcatttacttttaaataaacCCACAGCCCCAGAACTGTGAAGAAAAACCTCACGAACCAAGATCATAACAAGGACGTTTCCGTCGTTATCTCTAAGAACCACAACTACCACAATTCAGTGCGGCACAGCAACCGGAAATTATTTTCGGAAGCGGAAACACCCGAGAGACGGAACAGAAATGTTTACAATAGAATCAAGGTGCAAAtctccaacaacaacacagcgTCCTGTGAACGCCTCAggccttcacaataaaagcaaagaGCTTGAAGGAATCtaataaataatcattttaaagttaTCCACTGTAacttttttacatatttataaaataaatgaaaataaaacaacacctTAGGTAAAGTACTTAAACGAGGTTCTTTGAATAAACAAGGTGAGATCATTACTGTCCAGCTGTTTTCttctacagtctatggttgaaaCCATACGTCGAAATGTTTAGTTTTGCTAACTATTTGttctatatttatattgagACCACTGAAACAAATACTCATTCACAATCAAAAAAAATATCAAGCTGATCAAACAACCAAAATGATCTTGAACAAATGTTTTGGATTAATACTTGTGTTTTACTGTTCACAATTCAAATTACACAAATCAGTGAGTATTAGCTGTATTATGACATTCATACTAGCTACGTCACAGGATTGTGGTTTTATCGTTTacttttcaccttttatttgAGTTGTTaagttattgttattgtcatattactttttttaagtttaaggtttttttaaagtctATAACACACATCCTTGTTCCTGACCACCTTAACGTGTTTGTCTGGCCTCCTTGTGAAATTACATCCAGCTGATTGTTATTTCTCTTATATTCACTTTTCTTGCtttgctgtcaaagcactttgtaaactgtgttttttaaaagtgctatataaataaagttattattattattatgatgacgTTAGCTTTGTCGCTCTTACTCTGAAGGTCCGGGGCCGGACGTGGCGGTGTCGCTGCAGCTGGATCGCGGGCGAAGGAGAAAATCAATTAAGTTATGAAAAATAGCATTAATTGCCTTTCTTTGTCACCGCGGCTCATGAAGAAATGGCGGATCTCCAGACGTCGTTCATGTGAGGACAAACACTTCGCACCCGATGGCGCGTTCCCCGACCACAGGAACCACCTCCGCCCACAGGGATATTTACGTTTTTTAGGTGAGTTAGCATCAGAGCTAAGCGGTGAAGTTGACATTAGCTGCTCGGCTAACGTAGCTAGAGGGTAACATGTACACCCGCGGCTGGAGATGCCTCTCGTCAGTCATTACCGCGCTGAGGTTGTGATTAGCCAAACGCCAGCTCGTGCACTTTCCACAGATGAGGCTGACACGTCCTGTTGTGCAGTGGGGGACATTAGCTAGCTGCAAGCTACACGAAGGCACGTCTGTGTGAAGCTGGCTCGCTTGATTGCTCTCTGTCTAACGTGTTAGCCATTTTGTTAAGGTAGCCCTGTGGTTGGCTGGGTAACTGTgggtttcctgtttgtttacagtgtgaAAACCACCCGCTCCCACAGCCACAGGGACACGTGTGTCCTGTGAGGTGTGTTAGCTGTGAGAGATCTCGTTCATATCAGTGTATTTGAGTGACCTGCTTTGTTGCAGCGTgttaattacttttttatgCAAATATCCCCCATTTAGCTTCACTGTAGCACACAATAGATCTGCTGCAAATGATGAACAAGGAGTTGTTAgctgttttatttgaatatagGGTGAAGTAGGGAAACACATCTCCACATGTTACAGTACAGTTATGAAGGAAGGCGTGAAATAATCTGTTATCCACTGTTTAGTGGTTTGTTTAGATGACACCATCAGTGTGGACTTGTGGTCCAGAACAATGGGGGACTGGATCAAATCGGGAAAACAGTATGATCACTGAGGTTCTGTTTTGATTTTAGgtctgaaatgatttatttgatcaactaatatttcagtatagttAGTTAGTAAGATCTCCCATCAGCTGTTCTTCCTTGGGTCCACAAAAGCTTTGCATTTGACATTAGTGTCATTACAACCTGCGTCATAAAGTAAACAGGACAagacaagaacaaacacactcagagagACACACCTCACACTCGACAAACCTCTGACAATACAACTGTCACATATATGATAAAACATTATTATACCACTGACATctatatttgtaaaaaaaaatctcaacatAAGATTCTGTCTctgcacattttttcttttttcaagtgCAATGTTTCTTGGAGGTAAACTTCATGCATAGCTCTATACATAGCAGacataacattttataaaactaAGTAACTGTGAATTGTGCAAAATAATGTGCatactaatgttttttttaaatgaattgttATTTGCAGCCCTATCTTTTCAACGTCTTGTCTTCTGTCTTGCACCTGTAGTACTACTACAGAATATCTTCCAAACACACGAGAATGAGCTGATGGTTGTCGAAGTCTGCAAGAAGACGCTGCaaaacagagagaggctgaCTGGAAGATgccaagaaaaaaacagcagaatccACAGCCAGTCAAGTGTAAGTGTTCCCaggttgttggttttttttcaatattataGGTCACAGCATAACTGAACTGCTGAAATAATAACTCATCTAACAATGATTAGTTCATTTGAATACTGGCCTGAATGATTACCATGTGTTTCTTGTTATTCTCTTCACATCGATCCATCATATGGATCATACCGACACAATGTTGCTCAGGAAGAAATGTTAAAGAGTTACTTAATTTCTATAAACACAACTACTTGTTATGAGCAAATGTCTTTCTTTGTTCAATTGTAATCTGTCTCGTAGATATATCTGCTTTAGAATTGAATAGCTATTACTACCATTCATTTTAAGTTGCTGCACGTGGAGTTCATATGCTACGGACCCTTCGACCTCTCACTAGGGTGAGAAATCCATGCTCACGTATAAGGGTCAGGGATGGTATTTGTTTAAATACTTTCTATCTTCATGAACCCACAACAAATTAGCTGAGGAGATGCAATCATCATGACTCACTACTGTGATTCATGGCTGTGTTCCTATCTGGCATAATAGTTTTCCAGTAATGTATTCCCATTCCCTTGGCCCTGCATTTAATAGTGAGATAGTCATTAACGGCGCTGTTTAAAAAACCAAACATATTAATCTAATATGAGGTGTGGCTCTGTAAGAACAAACATCCTGCATCCTCATGAATAGTATCGTCATTAAATGTCAGGCACTAAAACAACCAGTAGATGGCAGCATGAGGCCGTTGTATGAGGATTTGCCTGAAAGGGGCTGAGTGTGACTGTGTCCTTGACTTGGCCTGATGGTGGAGTGACAGCTGTGTGATACTTGTTTTGATTCCATCAAGCTTGAGAGGCCAATTTTGTGTTTCAGGCGTCATTAGCTGTAGCCGCAGTGAAACACTTCAATTTGTCATCAGTTAGtggttcatttgttttgctCATGAAATGCTTTTGTACATAAAAAGACAAGAGTTGTGTCATTTTCCTCTCTGAGTAATCTGCCGTGGGTTAAGGCAGCATTCTCATTGTAATAACCCTCTTTCAGCTAAACTTGATGTTGgcaaaatatttataaaaaatggaGGCTATTAACTACACAGAtgattaggggttagggtttaggATTAGGGGTTACTAAATCATCTTTACTAAAAAGTTCCCCACCAAGCCACATCTGATTGTGGTTGTATCCCACCACAGTAACTCAAGAGGcttcagtgttgtttttatttctctaaaaATATGCTTTCTGCTTTTTCCCTGCCCGCAATAGTAAAGTTTTCAtgcaaaataattaataatgaacCATTTTTACAACTGTTAGCAGAGTGATATTAATgatttaatgttgtttattgACTCCTCTCTGTAACTGCAGTGGATTCTGAAGATGCTGTAGCCACTGAAGCTCCTGGAAACCTCTCATTAGACACAGACTTCCTTCTCGGACAAGACCTTGAGTTTGGTGATCCTGATCATGACAACAAGATTTTAGGCCTGGAAAAGTTCTCAGGTTTGTAATCAGCTGGTTTTGAATGACTCATAATCATGTTGAAGCTTCTTTTTTAAGGTATAAATGTTGCATTGCGTTGCTTTGATACGAAAACACCAACTGGCCCTACTTTGTCTGAAATACGGAAGAGGCGCAGCTTGTGTATCTGTTTATAGTTTAGCCAAGCTCATGTTGTTTTAACCAAAATTATCACAACCACAATCTCATTTTCAACCTGTTGCCTGCAGCACTTCATTAAACAGCTCACAGTGGCTGCTCCTGCTTGTTCCATTAAAACCTTCAACATTACAAACTGATCCTCAGATCCTCACAATAAAAGCCACCagttgcacattttaaaaattaaacgACATGCTGTAGGAAATGTTCATTTTGGCATTAGCGTTAATTCACTGACACAGTTTAATGAGTACGCAGTAAGCAGTAAACAGTAAACAGTGCAGCTGATGGCATTGTACTAAAATTACAGCAATGCTGGATCACATGCTGCATTGTGTTCTGGAAATCCCTCATGTGCAGATACTGTAGACAAAATGAAGCCAGTCAGACACCGACTCACTGCCAGTAGCAGTGTAATAACACTGAAATCTACAATATGGATGAATAAGTATAGAATGTAACtagcatacctctgccaagaaacccacatttaaattcactagatccagattctTATTTGGAtgtgcaccaaattgcacacattcacaaatatcagacccctaaacatgccagatgtttttcatccagatccatAAATGATTCTGTATGAAATCATGGAAAATCTCACAgttttaaagaaactgaaaaagattACTGGATCTGatccctgatctggatccaatTCAAAATGGATTGGGTTCTTCCTGAGGTCATCCTCCACAAAATATGTAAATCTGTTGACTAGTTGTAGCTTAGTCCTGCTAACAgcgcagacaaaaacataaacttAATTTCATTAAATGGTTATTGCAGAACattgctcatataaaataaggtttgatttaatgaacattCAAATGATCGTTAACTCTAAAAGCCCGCTGTCTAACTGTCCATTCACTTGTGGTGTTTCTCTGTTTATGAATGTTGCATGGTGGCTCTTCTGCTTATTGTTATTTGTTGGTATATTTCATGGACATGTTATCCCACATATTGCAAATGTGTTGATTGATTATACAATAAATGTGAATGGGAGGGTCACGCAGCCCGGCCCATTATAGTGCATTTCAATCTAGTCCTACGATTGCTCGGTGAAAGGGCAAGAGCatcgtgtttttgtgtgtaaacCCTCATTTTCACATCCTGTCCATTACCATGAAGACGTATAGTGAATCAAAGATGAAAATTATTTCAATTTTTGTAACCACTGGAGGAAGTAGAGCAGTGGCACTACAGAGACGACTTTCACCGCTgactttctctgtgatgaagagtAGCCCCTCTGTTCAACAGTAAGAGAGATGGCTCCACCAGCTCgtatttcccagcatgcatctTTGTCAGAGAGAGTGatctaaaaaacagaaaagtagAGAAAGGAGCTGAGACACCATTATTATATAAGGGTAATAAAAAATAGGACTATTACCATCAAGGACACCATTATAAGAGGgcatttatttatcatcatcatcatcatcatcatcatcatctgctgcctctgctcccACAACCCTACTGCCATTATCATTTCCCcccaacatcatcatcatcatcatcatctaccctcatcatcatcatcatcatctgccctcatcatcatcatcatcatctaccctcatcatcatcagcagcagcctcacCATTAtagtcatcatcattatcattaggCACGGTAATCATCCACGAGGGGTTTCCATGGGGCAGGATAAAAGGGCAGCCTCGACTCTCGCCTTCCTCACATCCTGCGTCTGCATCTGTGAGAGAAGGTGGTTTTCCATCTGGCTTGTTCGCTCTCAGACGCACGCACTGAAGCTGGAGAGCGCCGGAGTCTTTTGAACCCCATGAAGCTTTTCTTTCTAACGGCTGGGAaaattgttttttctcattgtttctgttctttATTCTCAAAAAACCTCATAAGAGCTGTGAGTATCGAATGTTACCTTCTTTCTGGAAATTCCCTtttcttactttgttttttgtccTGAAAAGATTCTCTGTCCTGAAGTTACCCTGCTCAGTAGGATGgttgtttttaatagtttgCAAAGGTTAGTTTGAACTGGACGGAAGCACTTTATTTGAAAGGTGTTTTAATTGCATTGTAATTACAGCAAGCAGTTAAACTAATTTGTTTGAGTGGGAGTCCAGAATGTTTCAGTACCAACTTAGAAAAATTGCAAAtaatttctgcatttttgtgtaacgatttaacatttaattatatCACCACTCCCCCCCCCTTATTTAATACTGCTAATTTAGGATTTCTGTTAATTTGTGTTGAACATCTGCTTCTTGTGTTTGACCCCATGTGGCTGATATATCTGTAAATGTCTCTGGTGCTTGTTGAGCGTCTTCTCTGTACTGTTCTTATTAACATTGTTATACTTCTCCTAAGAGACCTTTATCTGACTGAGAGTATGTGCTTGATCAAGGTCATCTGGTTTaaatgcagagagacagaagggtTTCAAATATAAAGCCTTAGAGAGTGGTAGTGAACGACTGCCCTCTGTTTTGTTATTCCCAGTTGTACAGCGCTGAGATTGgattgtgtgtctctgctgaagACTCGTGCAGTGTCTGGAATCAgttttctcctgtttgtctTCCCTGCACAGAGGTAGCTGCTGAGATTGGTTTCTCTGTGTATCCTCTGGGTGATGAGGAGAGCCCTGCCTACGGCCAGCTCAGCATGGAAAGTGAAACAGACAACTCTCGCAGCACGACAGACAACGGGCGGGAAGATGAGGGCAGAGCAGCCCAGTCGGAGCCCAGTTTTCCCCCGTACTTGTCCTGCAGGGGCTGCGGACAGCTCCGCGATGAACCTCTGGGACCTGGCATAGACCTCGTTGGTCCGTATTGCCTTAGGTGCTGCAAAGCCTCCAGGGAAGCTAAGACTACAGACTTCTGCTCCCCCTTTGGAGGCATAAGCGGGATTCGCTCAGGTTCCCACTCGCAGCTCGATGGCGACGGGATGGGTGACAAAGCACTGACAGCCGAGGACAAACTGGCCAAGCTGCACTCATGTCACCTCTGTGGCTTCTCCTCGCGTTACGCCAATCATGTGAAGCGCCACATGAAGACCCACAATGGGGAGAAGCCCTACAACTGCCCCCTGTGCACTTATGCCTCGGCCCAGCTGGTGAACCTGCAGCGTCACCTGCGCATTCACACCGGGGAGAAACCTTACAAATGTGACACCTGCACTTTTGCATGCAGTTCCCTCGGCAACCTCAAGAGGCACCAGCGCATGCATGTGCCCTCTGCTGGCTCTGTACAGGAGGCTCCGCCGAGACCCCCCCCTGGCCTGAACAGTCTGAAGAGGCATGTGACCGGGCAAAGACCCAGTGAAGAAGAGCCTGGTGCCTCAGCAAAgggtatgtttgtttttataaatcataCCTGTTCTCCATGATGCTGTGACACTAATCATTGTTTATAGGAAAGGATTTTCTATGCCTGATTTTTAACtggttttaattttctttcttgttaAATTTCTTatcttgtttcattttattgacatatattttgtaaagcattttgtaaccttgtttaaaTAAGTgctataaatataaagttttactaTTTGTaattaatataacataatatgtCTTTGTGTGAAGTTTCAGAGGTGGAAAGGCCGACGTCTAACCTGAATTTAGGAGCCCCGAACAATGACTTCCTGTCGGCCTTCGATGGCTTAAAGGGGGCATCACCACCACCCATCCCGCCCTCTAACCCTGCTCCCAGCCACCAGCCTCCGCCTGTGCTGCCGACCACAGGTAACGAGGGAAACAGGACAAATAGGGGAGACGTATCAGACGGTGCAACCCTCCCCCCTTCACTTTTTCCCTTTACTTGCCGTTTGTGTGGCATTGTCCTGGAGGATGAGGACGGTTCCTCAGCCCAAATTTGTGCCAAGTGTACCCTTGAAATGCTGACTAAAGACGCCTCGTCGTCTCCCAACAGCCCCGGCGAGCGCAGCGACAAGGTGTACACCTGCGCCGCCTGCCCCTTCCTCACGCACTACCCAAACCACTTGGCACGCCACATGAAAACTCACAGCGGCGAGAAACCGTACAAGTGCCCACAGTGCGACTACGCCTCAGCGCACTTCGACAACCTCAAGCGTCACCACAGAGTGCACACGGGCGAGAAACCTTACAAGTGCCATTTGTGCGACTACGCCTGCGGGAACCTGGCCAACCTGAAGCGCCACCAGCGGGTGCACTCGGGCGCCAAACCATTCCAGTGTGCCGTGTGCAGCTACAGCTGCAACCAGAGCATGAACCTGAAGCGGCACATGCTGCGGCACACGGGGGAAAAGCCGTACAAGTGTCAGGAGTGTGGCTACACCACTGGCCACTGGGACAATTACAAGAGACACCAGAAGAAACACGGCCTGGCCACAGACGGCTGGGTCAAGGTTCCAATGACTGGCAACGACGAAGACGACGAAGTGGGGAAAGGGATGGGAGGGGGAGGCCAGACTCACAGAAAAGAAGCAGGAGTTGATATGCAGTATATGTCTCGGGAGGGAGGTCAGACTATACACTCGTGCTACAAACTTGAGATTGTATAAATATAACACAGCAGAACTAAGCTACCAgcaattgtgtttttgtttattctcaCAGAGcctttatattgttttaacGTGTCCGTCGTTTAGTGTTTCGTCAGACGTCTTCAGAGGCTGCTAATTGTTAATTTGTAGAATCTCGCACAATTATGAAAAACCAATTGTCGGATGCCTTTTGGATTAAGTAAGGTGGATGAGTCTGTTCATAGtttgtcttctcctctgtcgCTGTGTTTATGTCGCGACTAATGGTCTTTACTGTCAAAGTCTTTTCACTGTCTGGTTCAGTCTTTTACTGCGCGCTTCTTTTAACAGTTCCccttaacaaaaaaaacacatatccTGTTCTACCAAATACTCCTGAACAAATCTACATGGAGCTGCTGCACAACTTCCCCCGAACTGTTACGTTGCACCGTgtagtttcttttatttgtttgataaaAGATCATCGATGTTTTTATCGAAGTCGTCAGTGCCACaagaatcaaaataaaataacatgaatGTAACTGATTTACAGAATTCTTATAACACTCATATCACATGACAGGAGACTGATTTACCTTTGGTTTGACTGTTGAggtttattttatcttaaaactCAACTTAAAATATGCTGAGAAGACTACACAGTGCAGCTTTCAGTAAAGATGGGTCCTCGTGAAGAGCCAGTATTGTGTTTTCCTTTGCATTGGGGCACAGCTCTGGTCATGGCATGCCATCAGATGAATTTACTAATGTATGTACAACAAGCAAGGTGCTTTTTAAAAGTACTGGAATTGTTTTACACTCGCTAAAACTATATTGAATAATAAGGTTGTGTTTCTAAATAATCTCCTGCAACTTTGACTagattgtgggttttttttgtttttttgccaaaCCCCTCAGGATAGAAAGTGAAGTGGAAAACAAGAATGTtggcaaaaaaacatttgaacactAAAACTGCATGCACAAGCATTTTAGTTGGTTGTATGGATAAAGGGAAAAGCACAATCATACACACAGCGACATGTTGGCACGTTTAGGATTCAGTTCTGAGATGGGAAAAGCATCAATATCTTATTTGTGATTCAGGAGGGACATGGGCATGTTCAAATAATTTCCCCCACAAATCTGCTACATATCAGTAATCTAACTTTACTTTTTGGGTCTTTGTCGAGACAGACTGTAGAATCACCTTCCTCCTACTATTTACTATTGACTGTGAAATTAGcccattcatgtttttttttacttaaaaaagaTAACACTATTAGCAagcatgtgagtgtgtaatagttgttttatttttctaatgtgGCTGTAATACGAGGCTAGAGTTGCATACGGTAATATATagaattagactttttttttccattttcaatgTGTGGTGTCATTTAGTTTCCATGGAAAGAACAATAGGGaataacaataatttaaatttgaCTCTATTTGTGAATGACTATTATATGCAAGTGAGATATTTTTCAGGTTGCCAATTTGCCAtgacaccatcatcatcatccaaccCATCGATTAGTACAACATCCCCCGAGTGTCCATTTTTGTCCTTATGCAGTGTCTCATAAATGCCTTAAGTGAGGAatttcaaataaacacatgGGATTCATTTCATTGAATGTCCGACATCAGGCTGCTTctcatttgtgtttctctgacTGGCACAAACTCAGCATCTAATTTAAGTATCATCTCATTAACTTGAATGATGTCGCTGTGTGGAGCGACTGGAAATAACATAACAGCGATCAGTAAAATTGCTGTGTGAAGTGAAAGCGTTCGTTCATAGCAAGAACACCCACAGGTTATTATCACAAGCTGATTATCACAAATAAACACTCTTACATCTTtgtttcagcagctgcagataGAGAAACAGCCAGTGAAGATTATTTGTCCAGcatcaaacagcagacagacggTTAGTAGCTCATCAGTGAACATGGAGACATAAaccaagagagaaagagatctttggatttaaatatcCAACACGTTTAAATGTGTCTAAACatccctcactcacacacaatatatctatatatacactGACATTATCATGTATATTCACACATATGTGCATGAACATAAGAACACACACGTTACTCAGATTGTTGCTGTGGCTCGTCGTATTCACGTGTCCCACTGAGGCCCGACTCTGACAGTGAGTCAACACGTGCTGAAACCAGGACTGTGACACTGAAGCAGCTAAAATGAAGATGAACCTTCATTAAAATGAGTTCCACGTGTTTCTCCCACTGTGATTTGTCAGAATGCGACActtgtagcagcagcagcagctctgagtcAGATTCTTGACACATTACATGGCAGCCGAccaacgctgctgctgctgtaaacaaacgTGGGAGTGAAGCAGAGCGGCGATGAAGAAATGACTCAAACAAACCATTAACTGACAACAGAGGAACACAAGGTCGTCTCATTTCAGAATTTATTTTAGCATCATGACAAACAGACTGGACAGTTGTTACCGACCTTACCAATAAAATCAAAGAGATGAACAGTGGAATGAATCAAGTCAAAAGAATCTTCATGAAATTGACATTTAGTTTAATAGAGACGCTGTCGTTAATGCACTCGACATGTAATTTGGCACctacacattaaaaaacaccCGGGACCTTGCGGCTTCCATGTATTtagtgacaggaagtgagaaaataaaagacggCTGGTGTCCACGTTCCTCTAcgggaaaaaaacagacaggagaAGAAGCACAGCAGTGAAAGAACAAGACATTTTTATCGACAACATTTTGTGTACAGTTGTGGCTACCAGTAAAGCTGCTGACAGGTTGGGCGTAGGTTTACATTTAGAGGCTTCAACAAAGGCCGAGATGCAGCTTTCTTGAAACAACTGCTATAAAAATATGGAACGACAGCGGGATATGTTTGTCTGCCCTCCATGAACGTTCCTCACTCCAGCAATTGTGATCACATGAGCCACTGAGTCCTCTGAGATGATTGGCACAATGTACGCACAGATTCCAAATGAACTGAAGCCCCTCACAATGCTCCACTGTTACTCGCCCAACAagaacaagacaaagaaaatcagaTGCAAAAATTGTAAACTTTCCATTcgaactataaaaaaaaagtcccctAAGCATTATGTAAACAACGATAAATGTTAGTCCACTTAaactttttgttctatacagcTTAGATTACATTTGATCTATTTGATTACAATAAGCTATGATGGTAAAGATATTAGTAAATGTTCAGAATGCTTAATTGCATGTACATAATATAAAAAGTGACATTGTCATAatttgttgtttatattttgtgcaAAATGCTTTAGTAAACTATAATTTGGCATTAATGAGAAACCTTAAAAAattggttaaaaaaataataatcacagaTGGATTTACTGAGCCCCTCGGAAAACAAaactccacaaaatgttttatgttgcGCTCAAGCTTCCACTCGAACATTCATCTCCACCTGTAATACTGTGCAAAAACGATGGGTTCAGCAAGTGCAAGCAGCTCGGCCAAATCAACCATCTATCAAGTTCTGCAAGATTCTAGGAAACACCGTCTGACGCATA encodes:
- the znf513a gene encoding zinc finger protein 513a, with amino-acid sequence MPRKKQQNPQPVKLDSEDAVATEAPGNLSLDTDFLLGQDLEFGDPDHDNKILGLEKFSEVAAEIGFSVYPLGDEESPAYGQLSMESETDNSRSTTDNGREDEGRAAQSEPSFPPYLSCRGCGQLRDEPLGPGIDLVGPYCLRCCKASREAKTTDFCSPFGGISGIRSGSHSQLDGDGMGDKALTAEDKLAKLHSCHLCGFSSRYANHVKRHMKTHNGEKPYNCPLCTYASAQLVNLQRHLRIHTGEKPYKCDTCTFACSSLGNLKRHQRMHVPSAGSVQEAPPRPPPGLNSLKRHVTGQRPSEEEPGASAKVSEVERPTSNLNLGAPNNDFLSAFDGLKGASPPPIPPSNPAPSHQPPPVLPTTGNEGNRTNRGDVSDGATLPPSLFPFTCRLCGIVLEDEDGSSAQICAKCTLEMLTKDASSSPNSPGERSDKVYTCAACPFLTHYPNHLARHMKTHSGEKPYKCPQCDYASAHFDNLKRHHRVHTGEKPYKCHLCDYACGNLANLKRHQRVHSGAKPFQCAVCSYSCNQSMNLKRHMLRHTGEKPYKCQECGYTTGHWDNYKRHQKKHGLATDGWVKVPMTGNDEDDEVGKGMGGGGQTHRKEAGVDMQYMSREGGQTIHSCYKLEIV